A window from Halomicrobium urmianum encodes these proteins:
- a CDS encoding MFS transporter encodes MTGDGKPAGRTGVFLTICAFSFMVNFGRVAFAPLVDHFISTGVAPATAGLAATAVWVGSALPRLPTGYLLTFVRRHRIILGMGLFLSVAAALTALSPGIRFTVAGALLIGLATGVFFIAANPLVSELYPQHVGLAVGLRGMSSQIAAVAAPFLVATAIGLGSWRFGFWGLAGAALLTTLAFALAVRRAELPTAGREDRNLLGAIRDQWHLVAAGIVFVGFTGFVWQGVFNFYVTYLGAAKGLDSGAANTLLTITFAAGVPSFVVAGRLADRFSYLSLLVTILGGFVVTLLAFTVVKGFLAIAAVSVVMSLIVHGLFPAADAYMLDTLPDEQRASAYSGFSATMMLIQAPGSVAVGLLAQYGVAYTDVFRGYAVLVAAIAVGMGLLARAGRLPRGG; translated from the coding sequence ATGACGGGCGACGGGAAGCCGGCGGGCCGAACCGGCGTGTTCCTCACGATCTGTGCGTTCTCCTTCATGGTGAACTTCGGGCGCGTCGCGTTCGCGCCGCTGGTCGATCACTTCATCAGCACGGGCGTCGCTCCGGCGACCGCCGGTCTCGCGGCGACGGCAGTGTGGGTCGGCAGCGCGCTCCCCCGCCTGCCGACGGGCTACCTCCTGACGTTCGTCCGCCGGCACCGGATCATCCTCGGGATGGGCCTGTTCCTGTCCGTCGCGGCGGCGCTGACGGCGCTGTCGCCGGGCATCCGGTTCACGGTGGCGGGCGCGCTGCTGATCGGGCTGGCGACGGGCGTGTTCTTCATCGCCGCCAACCCGCTCGTCAGCGAGCTCTACCCGCAGCACGTCGGCCTGGCGGTCGGACTGCGGGGGATGTCGTCGCAGATCGCCGCCGTCGCCGCGCCCTTCCTCGTCGCCACGGCCATCGGGCTCGGCTCCTGGCGGTTCGGGTTCTGGGGGCTGGCAGGCGCGGCGCTGCTCACGACGCTCGCGTTCGCGCTCGCGGTCCGGCGGGCGGAGCTCCCGACCGCCGGCCGGGAGGACCGGAACCTGCTGGGAGCGATCCGCGACCAGTGGCACCTCGTGGCCGCGGGCATCGTCTTCGTCGGCTTCACCGGCTTCGTCTGGCAAGGCGTGTTCAACTTCTACGTCACCTACCTCGGCGCGGCGAAGGGCCTCGACTCGGGGGCGGCCAACACGCTGCTGACGATCACCTTCGCCGCCGGCGTCCCCTCGTTCGTCGTCGCCGGCCGCCTGGCCGACCGCTTCTCGTACCTCTCGCTTCTGGTGACCATCCTCGGCGGCTTCGTGGTCACCCTGCTGGCGTTCACGGTCGTCAAGGGGTTCCTGGCCATCGCCGCCGTCTCGGTCGTCATGAGCCTGATCGTCCACGGCCTGTTCCCGGCGGCCGACGCCTACATGCTGGACACGCTCCCGGACGAGCAGCGCGCCAGCGCCTACTCGGGGTTCAGCGCGACGATGATGCTCATCCAGGCGCCCGGCAGCGTCGCGGTCGGCCTGCTGGCCCAGTACGGGGTCGCCTACACGGACGTCTTCCGCGGGTACGCGGTGCTGGTCGCCGCCATCGCCGTCGGCATGGGCCTACTGGCGCGTGCCGGGCGGCTCCCCAGGGGCGGCTAG